From Bordetella flabilis, the proteins below share one genomic window:
- a CDS encoding PhzF family phenazine biosynthesis protein: MRIYRYRLLNVFAETLFGGNPLCVFEDGRGLDDAEMQALALQFNLSETCFILPSRDATARVRIFTPGYEMPFAGHPTLGTSHVVRALTGVGDSLTLETQAGLVPVVAQGNTWTLSAPGGRAPETRACMLPATQLAAHLGLSADDLLAEPIWVDTGAHQLLVPLRTAEAVRRARPDSASLDAWEPSKAGRRIAYVFAFDGQDNDGADRVIARYFFVKPGGGVVEDPGTGSACANLGGWYIAKGRPLPARARVQQGEQTGRPCVLTLDVSTEREIRVAGQVLELGDGTFRLP; encoded by the coding sequence TCTTTGCCGAAACGCTTTTCGGCGGCAACCCCTTGTGCGTCTTCGAAGACGGACGCGGGCTCGACGATGCGGAAATGCAGGCGCTTGCGTTGCAATTCAACCTGTCCGAGACCTGCTTCATCCTGCCATCGCGCGATGCGACGGCACGGGTGCGTATCTTCACGCCCGGCTACGAAATGCCGTTTGCCGGACATCCAACCCTGGGCACGTCCCATGTGGTGCGGGCCCTGACCGGCGTCGGCGACAGCCTGACGCTGGAGACGCAGGCCGGCCTGGTCCCGGTGGTCGCGCAAGGGAATACATGGACCTTGTCCGCGCCGGGCGGACGAGCGCCGGAGACGCGTGCCTGCATGCTGCCGGCGACGCAGCTGGCCGCACATTTGGGATTGTCTGCGGACGACCTGTTGGCCGAACCGATCTGGGTAGACACGGGCGCCCATCAACTTCTGGTGCCCCTGCGGACCGCCGAAGCCGTGCGGCGCGCGCGCCCGGACAGCGCCAGCCTCGATGCCTGGGAGCCCAGCAAGGCGGGCCGTCGCATTGCCTATGTGTTCGCGTTCGACGGCCAGGATAACGACGGCGCCGACCGCGTGATCGCGCGCTATTTCTTCGTCAAGCCAGGCGGAGGCGTCGTGGAAGACCCGGGCACCGGATCGGCCTGCGCCAACCTGGGCGGCTGGTATATCGCAAAGGGCCGGCCCTTGCCTGCGCGCGCCCGTGTGCAGCAGGGCGAGCAAACGGGACGTCCTTGCGTGTTGACGCTGGATGTGTCGACGGAACGCGAAATCCGCGTGGCGGGCCAGGTGCTGGAGCTGGGCGACGGCACGTTCCGCCTGCCCTGA
- a CDS encoding BON domain-containing protein, with amino-acid sequence MHTRQIIAAAVIGLSTAVGSAAYAADNDTGSGKPKQSVGEYTSDAVVTTKVKAAIVAEKSLSALDIAVETNNGVVTLTGTVATAAQSDNATHVARGIEGVKQVKNNLKVDPSKSKK; translated from the coding sequence ATGCACACTCGCCAAATCATCGCCGCCGCCGTTATCGGCCTGAGCACTGCCGTCGGCTCGGCCGCCTATGCGGCCGACAACGACACCGGCAGCGGCAAACCCAAACAGTCCGTCGGCGAATACACCTCGGACGCCGTCGTCACCACCAAGGTGAAGGCCGCCATCGTCGCCGAAAAGTCGCTGAGCGCCCTGGATATCGCCGTGGAGACGAACAACGGCGTGGTCACCTTGACCGGCACGGTCGCCACCGCTGCGCAAAGCGACAACGCCACCCATGTGGCGCGCGGTATCGAAGGGGTCAAGCAGGTCAAGAACAACCTGAAGGTCGATCCCAGCAAGAGCAAGAAGTAG
- a CDS encoding DUF1328 domain-containing protein, producing the protein MLHYAVVFFVIAIIAAVLGFGGIAAGAAGIAKILFFVFLVLALLSILGGMFRR; encoded by the coding sequence ATGCTGCATTACGCCGTCGTCTTTTTCGTTATCGCGATCATCGCGGCCGTCCTTGGCTTCGGTGGTATCGCCGCGGGCGCCGCGGGCATCGCGAAGATCCTGTTTTTCGTGTTCCTGGTCCTTGCCCTGCTTTCCATCCTGGGCGGCATGTTCCGACGATAG